GATGCTTCCAGCGTGTTAACTTTTGTAGTAGTTCTTATTCTGTCGATATGGTTATTCATCATTCTTGATTTTCATAAATGGcatgttttattttgtaattgacATAAACTGCCACACAGGTTAAGTCCGTTGGTAAGTTTAAGGAAACAAAGCGAACTGATGGGATCTCTACATCAGATCTCATAATGAGGATAGTTAAAGATTACAACCAGTATGTGATGCGTAATTTGGACCGCGGGTACACGAGAAAGGATCTAGGTGTTAGCTATGTGAGGGTGAGTTCTTGTTTATATGAATATCTCATGTTCATGTGATGGCTTGCTTTTTTGTTCTGGTGCGAAAAGTGATATCCGTCATCCTTATTTCTTACTATTAGGAAAAGCGACTGAGAGTGAACATGGGACTGAAAAGATTGCGTGAAAGGGTCAAGGAGCACCAAGAAAAAGTAGGAGAGAAGGTATTTATTCCATGATGCTTAATAATATTTCTTACCTTTTCATTTGCATCATTGACTGGAGTGTCTGAGATTGTAATCCAGCAGGCTTCAGTACCCTATACAGTTCCATTACATAATGTACGCGTTACATGGTTGCAAAACCACAACTTACACCATATATGTAGTAACACGCTTCAATACCCTGTACTTTTTGTCTTGCTATCAGTTTGGAATTTCCTTTCATAACTGCATCATCGGTGTTTCATATACTAAATAGATTGGGTTgcatatattttgaaaacaatGCATGAGAGAGACCAACCATTTGTTAAGTCCAAAAAGAATCGGATACATGTATTGCCTTTTTGGTCTAGCCTCTCCGAGGGTACCTTCCTGCACTTATACTTATGGCCTCACTCTGTTTGCAATTTATGCTGCATACTTTTGCAATTAGAACATGTTTTTATCTTCTTAACGGACTATTGGACTTTGACATCTCTAATCTTATTTGTTTCTGGcatcattttttgttttcacatATTTGTTGATTAGTTCCTTATGTTTGCACTCAGCTAGAGTGAACCTGCATTTTAGAAAACCTTTAGGCTTAGAAATACCAACGAGACTCAACCTGCGGACTTTAGTTCCCTGATAATATTGACAATCTTGGTTTTGCTGGGCCCTTATTTTTCATGCACTAGTAAGAGCACTTAGAGCTGCAGTAAACCTACAGCAGCAGTAAACGTGTTTGGCTTAGGATTTTCTAGTCATAAGTTGATTGATATTTTACTCTGATGTGAATGTGCAGATACAAATAGTAACACAAACTGCCACAATGCGTCGTAATGAATGGGTGGAGAATGCTGACCGGCTGGTTGCTGGATTTCTTGAGAGGTTTGAAGAAGGTTTCCATAAAATGGTGGGCTCTCTTTCCCTTATCTCAGTTTGTTACACCGCTTGTGTTTGTATGCATGAGCTGATTTGAACATAATCAGGGAAGATTTATCTCATTTTCTTGACTTGAAAACTTGTCATGGTCTTCTATCAGGGAACAGCCATAAGGGACCGAATTCAAAAGCGAATAAGGAAGCAGCAGTTCAGAGGGCTTTtatatgaagaagaagatgatgaattcTATGATGACTCTGAAGAAGAAAACGAGGATGAAGACGAGAACTGAAGTGGCTTCTGTTGCTGTCAATTAGGAGCTGAAATACTTGTCCATTGTATTAATGTAGAACTAAGTAAGAAGTCGATAGCATTAGA
This genomic stretch from Pyrus communis chromosome 2, drPyrComm1.1, whole genome shotgun sequence harbors:
- the LOC137726564 gene encoding choline-phosphate cytidylyltransferase 1-like; this translates as MEEEKQQSVEEEERPVRVYADGIYDLFHFGHARSLEQAKKLFPNTYLLVGCCGDEITHSYKGKTVMTEKERYESLRHCRWVDEVIPDAPWVLSQEFLDKHKIDFVAHDSLPYADASGSGKDVYEFVKSVGKFKETKRTDGISTSDLIMRIVKDYNQYVMRNLDRGYTRKDLGVSYVREKRLRVNMGLKRLRERVKEHQEKVGEKIQIVTQTATMRRNEWVENADRLVAGFLERFEEGFHKMGTAIRDRIQKRIRKQQFRGLLYEEEDDEFYDDSEEENEDEDEN